One genomic window of Tenacibaculum tangerinum includes the following:
- a CDS encoding Nramp family divalent metal transporter: MIKNWFKNIGPGTLVAAAFIGPGTVTLCTLAGVNFGMNLLWAMVLSILATIVLQEMAARLGIVSQKGLSQVIREEIPSPFSKQFITILILSAIVIGNASYEAGNISGGILGLETVFGKWTIEVGSFAVNMMSFVVGSIAFVLLYMGNYKFLEKALVALVLLMSISFIITAMVTKPNLTEVLKGMFIPKFPEKSLLTVIGLIGTTVVPYNLFLHASLVKEKWKTTDDLSLAKKDTVISIVLGGMVSIAIIISAAAMPSSEIHNAADLAKGLEPLYGSFAKYFMALGLFAAGITSAITAPLAAAYVAKGCLGWKEGLQSKRFRTVWMVILGIGVVFSSIGIKPIEIIKFAQVANGMLLPIVAGILLWIMNKKSILGNYSNTKWQNFAGLFILTISILLGLKTILSVFNVF; the protein is encoded by the coding sequence ATGATTAAAAACTGGTTTAAAAATATAGGCCCAGGTACTTTAGTAGCAGCGGCTTTTATAGGACCAGGAACCGTAACCTTATGTACATTAGCAGGGGTAAATTTTGGCATGAATCTGTTGTGGGCTATGGTACTATCGATCCTAGCAACTATCGTATTACAAGAAATGGCAGCTCGGTTGGGCATTGTTTCTCAAAAAGGACTGTCGCAAGTCATACGAGAAGAAATACCATCGCCTTTCTCTAAACAATTCATCACTATTTTAATACTTTCGGCGATTGTTATTGGAAATGCCTCGTATGAAGCAGGTAATATTAGTGGTGGAATTTTAGGGCTAGAAACTGTTTTTGGAAAATGGACTATCGAGGTCGGGAGTTTTGCTGTAAATATGATGAGTTTTGTGGTTGGCAGTATAGCATTTGTACTGCTGTATATGGGAAACTACAAGTTTTTAGAAAAAGCCTTGGTCGCTCTGGTGTTATTGATGAGTATTTCGTTTATAATTACTGCAATGGTTACCAAACCAAATCTTACAGAAGTTTTAAAAGGAATGTTTATTCCGAAGTTTCCAGAAAAAAGTTTGTTAACCGTTATCGGACTCATAGGAACCACCGTAGTACCCTACAATTTGTTTTTACATGCCTCTTTGGTAAAAGAAAAATGGAAAACCACAGACGATTTATCGCTCGCTAAAAAAGACACCGTTATTTCTATTGTCCTTGGAGGAATGGTTTCAATAGCCATCATTATTTCAGCAGCGGCAATGCCCTCTTCTGAAATTCATAATGCTGCCGATTTAGCCAAAGGATTGGAACCTCTGTATGGAAGTTTTGCCAAGTATTTTATGGCACTAGGATTGTTTGCCGCAGGAATCACGTCGGCAATCACAGCACCTTTAGCCGCCGCCTACGTAGCCAAAGGATGTTTGGGCTGGAAAGAGGGACTACAATCCAAACGTTTTAGAACCGTTTGGATGGTAATTTTAGGCATTGGCGTGGTGTTTTCTTCCATTGGAATTAAACCCATTGAGATTATCAAGTTTGCACAGGTAGCCAACGGAATGTTATTACCTATAGTAGCAGGAATTTTATTATGGATTATGA
- a CDS encoding DUF2891 domain-containing protein produces MRKIVLVILICFVAACKKVDTKNKQTKEIKEVAAPELNLAQANKLAFLPVNCINVEYPNKLNQVIGGDEDLQSPKELHPAFYGCFDWHSSVHGHWSLVSLLKQFPDLNNAEKIKQQLLANISKENIEKEVEYFHGKHNKSYERTYGWAWLLKLAEELHTWDDPVAEELEKNLQPLTDLIVSKYVAFLPKLTYPIRVGEHTNTAFGLTFAWDYANTVGNDKFKDLIRKRARDFYLKDAHCPLSWEPSGYDFLSPCLQEAAIMKRIMSPAEFRLWFVDFLPQLKNKDFTLPVGEVSDRKDGKLVHLDGVNFSRAWALYKIVEGMPELKHVKNIANEHINYSLPNLVGDSYEGGHWLGSFAIYALNATKND; encoded by the coding sequence ATGAGAAAAATAGTACTAGTAATATTAATTTGTTTTGTTGCGGCATGCAAAAAAGTTGATACTAAAAACAAGCAAACAAAAGAAATAAAAGAAGTAGCCGCTCCAGAACTAAATTTAGCACAGGCTAATAAATTGGCCTTTTTACCCGTAAATTGTATTAATGTTGAGTATCCTAACAAATTAAATCAGGTAATTGGTGGCGATGAAGACTTACAATCACCCAAAGAATTACACCCAGCCTTTTATGGATGTTTCGATTGGCATTCTTCGGTGCACGGGCATTGGAGTTTGGTTTCGTTGCTAAAACAGTTTCCTGATTTGAATAATGCCGAAAAAATTAAGCAGCAATTGCTAGCAAACATTTCAAAAGAAAATATTGAAAAAGAAGTTGAATACTTCCACGGAAAGCATAATAAAAGTTACGAGCGAACCTACGGATGGGCTTGGTTGTTAAAACTAGCAGAAGAGCTACATACGTGGGACGACCCTGTAGCTGAAGAATTAGAAAAAAACTTACAACCATTAACCGATTTAATTGTAAGTAAATATGTAGCATTTTTGCCAAAATTAACATATCCTATCAGAGTAGGAGAGCATACCAATACCGCATTCGGATTAACCTTTGCGTGGGATTATGCCAATACGGTAGGCAACGACAAATTCAAAGACCTCATAAGAAAGAGAGCCAGAGATTTTTATTTAAAAGATGCGCACTGTCCGTTGTCTTGGGAGCCTAGCGGATACGATTTCTTATCACCCTGTTTACAAGAAGCGGCGATTATGAAACGCATTATGTCACCAGCAGAATTTAGATTGTGGTTTGTCGATTTTCTTCCGCAGTTAAAAAATAAAGATTTTACCTTACCTGTAGGAGAAGTGTCGGACAGAAAAGATGGTAAACTAGTGCATTTAGATGGCGTAAACTTTTCAAGAGCGTGGGCACTTTATAAAATTGTAGAGGGCATGCCAGAATTAAAGCATGTAAAAAATATAGCCAACGAACACATCAATTATTCCTTGCCAAATTTAGTGGGAGACAGTTATGAGGGCGGACATTGGCTAGGTAGTTTTGCAATTTATGCGTTAAACGCCACTAAAAATGATTAA
- the pabB gene encoding aminodeoxychorismate synthase component I produces the protein MSKRTQRNFSVDNIEVFQEKLFAWAQQHETIVWLDSNNYEQAYSSFQCAVAIDEFTSIKTDSEHAFDKLKEYQSFTKDYIFGYLSYDVKNDTEKLTSTNFDGLHFPDLYFFQPQKLIFIKGSTVEFHYLQMIDDELEEDFEDIVEINPTLLHSQQEETDEIKIKLRIHKDEYHQKVEKVLEHIHRGDIYEANFCQEFYAENTVINPYKVYKQLNKISEPPFATFFKNDNHYLLSATPERYIRKEGSKIISQPIKGTAKRFIDPIEDEKIVFDLARDAKERSENIMIVDLVRNDLSRTAKKGSVQVEELCNVYSFKQVHQLISTVVSEIENTTHPVDVIKDTFPMGSMTGAPKISAMKIIEELEETKRGLYSGTVGYFTPNGDFDFNVVIRSILYNLEKKYVSYSVGGAITAKSTPEKEYEECLLKAKAMKFVLTNTNKS, from the coding sequence ATGTCAAAAAGAACACAGCGCAACTTTTCGGTTGACAATATTGAAGTCTTTCAAGAAAAGCTATTTGCTTGGGCTCAACAACATGAAACTATCGTTTGGTTAGATTCTAATAATTATGAGCAAGCCTATTCTTCGTTTCAATGTGCGGTGGCTATTGATGAATTTACTTCTATTAAAACAGATTCTGAGCATGCTTTTGACAAATTGAAAGAATACCAATCTTTTACCAAAGATTACATTTTTGGCTATCTTAGTTACGATGTTAAAAATGATACTGAAAAACTGACTTCTACTAATTTTGACGGACTTCATTTTCCTGATTTGTATTTTTTTCAACCTCAAAAATTAATTTTTATTAAAGGAAGTACGGTTGAGTTTCACTACTTGCAAATGATTGATGACGAATTAGAGGAAGATTTTGAGGATATTGTTGAAATTAATCCTACCCTTCTACATTCTCAACAAGAGGAAACGGATGAGATAAAAATAAAGCTTCGTATTCATAAAGATGAATATCATCAAAAAGTAGAAAAAGTTTTAGAACACATTCATAGAGGGGATATTTACGAGGCTAATTTTTGTCAGGAGTTTTATGCCGAAAACACCGTAATTAATCCGTATAAAGTATACAAGCAATTAAATAAAATATCTGAACCTCCATTCGCTACTTTTTTTAAAAATGACAATCACTACTTGCTATCTGCTACCCCCGAGAGGTATATTAGAAAAGAAGGTTCAAAAATTATTTCACAGCCTATAAAGGGTACAGCAAAGCGATTTATAGACCCTATTGAAGATGAAAAAATTGTTTTTGACTTAGCTCGTGATGCAAAAGAGCGTTCTGAAAACATAATGATTGTTGATTTGGTTCGTAATGATTTATCAAGAACAGCTAAAAAAGGAAGCGTTCAAGTAGAGGAATTATGTAACGTATATTCGTTTAAGCAAGTACATCAACTCATTTCTACGGTGGTTTCAGAAATTGAAAACACCACACACCCTGTTGATGTGATTAAAGATACTTTTCCGATGGGAAGTATGACAGGGGCTCCAAAAATTTCAGCCATGAAAATTATTGAAGAATTAGAAGAAACCAAGCGTGGTTTGTATTCTGGTACTGTTGGTTACTTTACTCCTAACGGAGATTTTGATTTTAACGTAGTTATTCGAAGTATTTTATACAATCTTGAAAAAAAATACGTTTCATACTCAGTTGGCGGTGCGATTACAGCTAAATCTACTCCTGAAAAAGAGTATGAAGAATGCTTACTGAAAGCCAAAGCCATGAAATTTGTTTTAACGAATACTAACAAAAGTTAA
- a CDS encoding alpha/beta hydrolase, protein MTHHTFTFNFQNTTFFGQYWKPESVKAIVVLIHGMGEHSSRYEHVAKKLTGANFGVIAFDHFGHGKTTGKRGHNPGYEYVLKSVTKLIEKGIEVFGNNPVFLYGHSMGGNTVINYTLRNEHDLTGVVATSPFLRLAFQPSAWKLSLGKLMQKIAPSITLGNELNPNDISRDPIEVQKYKEDPLVHDKVSPNFSLSFIDAGEWAIENASSLQTPILILHGTDDKIIDYKGSEAFASKTPNASIKLYEGGYHELQNDLCKEELLQDVVHWLNAQLP, encoded by the coding sequence ATGACACACCACACCTTTACATTCAATTTTCAAAATACCACATTTTTCGGTCAGTATTGGAAACCTGAAAGCGTAAAAGCCATTGTAGTGCTAATTCACGGTATGGGAGAACATTCTAGCAGGTACGAGCATGTGGCGAAAAAACTCACAGGCGCTAATTTTGGTGTTATCGCTTTCGATCATTTCGGACACGGAAAAACTACAGGAAAAAGAGGTCATAATCCAGGTTATGAATATGTGTTAAAAAGTGTTACCAAACTTATTGAAAAAGGCATCGAAGTTTTTGGAAATAACCCTGTGTTTTTATACGGACATTCGATGGGAGGAAATACAGTTATTAACTACACCTTAAGAAATGAGCATGATTTAACGGGAGTGGTAGCCACCAGTCCTTTTTTACGTTTGGCATTTCAGCCATCTGCATGGAAACTATCGCTGGGTAAACTCATGCAAAAAATAGCACCTTCAATTACCTTAGGTAACGAGCTGAATCCTAACGACATATCACGCGACCCTATTGAGGTACAAAAATATAAAGAAGACCCTTTGGTGCACGATAAGGTAAGTCCTAATTTTTCTTTATCGTTTATCGATGCTGGTGAGTGGGCTATTGAAAATGCTTCTTCGTTACAGACTCCAATATTAATATTGCACGGTACTGATGATAAGATTATTGATTATAAAGGCTCAGAAGCGTTTGCTAGTAAAACACCTAATGCTAGTATAAAATTATATGAGGGCGGCTATCATGAGCTACAAAACGACTTGTGTAAAGAAGAACTGTTACAAGATGTAGTACACTGGTTAAACGCTCAATTACCATAG
- the tilS gene encoding tRNA lysidine(34) synthetase TilS gives MASHIDEQFSFLKDKGLLIAISGGVDSVVLTHLLHKLQFKISLAHCNFQLRGKESDLDEQFVQKLGDRLTIETFTTRFNTREYAVENKLSIQLAARELRYNWFDKLRKENAFDYILTAHHADDNLETFLINFTRGTGLEGLTGIPSINKNVVRPLLIFSREEIFSFATENNIEWQEDKSNAEKKYVRNKIRHDVIPVLKELNPSLLKSFNKTIDYLQQSQQIIDNKIKEISSKILLKEGDLLKINIEEMLKLTNPKAYLYQLLKPYGFREWDDVFDLIYAQSGRRILTKFYTLLKDRDFLLLLPTDEESLCKNEHFIIHKENKRITVPIELIFENVKKQTTISTNSIYVDSELLDYPLSLRRWISGDYFYPKGMQGRKKVSKYFKDEKISIVNKNKIWLLCSGKNEIIWIIGKRQDRRFLPTEKTTNLLKISI, from the coding sequence TTGGCTTCACATATTGACGAACAATTTTCTTTTTTAAAGGATAAGGGATTGCTCATTGCCATTTCTGGAGGTGTCGATAGTGTTGTGCTAACTCACCTTTTACACAAATTACAATTTAAAATTTCATTGGCACATTGTAATTTTCAACTAAGGGGTAAGGAAAGTGATTTGGATGAACAATTTGTTCAAAAATTAGGAGATCGCTTAACTATCGAGACCTTTACAACACGATTTAATACTCGTGAATATGCCGTTGAAAACAAACTATCAATACAGTTAGCAGCACGAGAGCTACGTTATAACTGGTTTGATAAACTACGAAAAGAAAACGCCTTTGACTATATTTTAACGGCTCATCATGCAGACGATAATTTAGAAACTTTTCTAATCAATTTTACTCGAGGTACAGGGCTAGAAGGGCTAACCGGTATTCCGTCAATTAATAAAAATGTGGTGAGGCCTTTGCTAATTTTTTCTCGTGAAGAAATTTTTTCTTTCGCAACAGAAAACAACATCGAATGGCAAGAAGATAAAAGTAATGCTGAAAAAAAATATGTGCGAAATAAAATACGTCATGACGTTATTCCTGTATTAAAAGAATTGAACCCTAGCCTTTTAAAATCGTTCAATAAAACAATTGATTATTTACAGCAATCTCAACAAATAATTGATAATAAAATCAAAGAAATTTCCTCTAAAATTCTTTTAAAAGAGGGTGATTTGTTAAAAATTAACATTGAAGAAATGTTAAAATTAACGAACCCAAAAGCCTACCTATATCAGCTCTTAAAGCCTTATGGATTCAGGGAATGGGACGATGTTTTTGATTTAATTTATGCGCAATCGGGGAGGCGAATTTTAACAAAATTTTATACTTTGTTGAAAGACAGAGATTTTTTATTACTTTTACCCACTGATGAGGAAAGTTTGTGTAAGAATGAACATTTCATCATTCATAAAGAAAACAAAAGAATAACAGTTCCCATCGAGCTTATATTCGAAAATGTTAAAAAACAAACTACTATCAGCACAAATTCTATTTATGTTGATAGTGAATTACTTGATTATCCCCTATCTCTAAGGCGCTGGATTTCTGGCGACTACTTTTATCCCAAAGGAATGCAAGGGCGTAAGAAGGTAAGTAAATATTTTAAGGACGAAAAAATATCAATAGTAAACAAAAACAAAATTTGGTTACTCTGTTCTGGTAAAAACGAAATTATTTGGATTATAGGAAAACGACAAGACAGACGTTTTTTACCTACAGAAAAAACAACCAACCTTTTAAAAATTAGTATTTAA
- a CDS encoding protein-disulfide reductase DsbD family protein: MKKFFTLLLLFIGLAVYSQSDDNPVVVTPSVQKVSDNEYDLIFNVLIAEDWHLYSQYNPEDASLPMTIAPAEGQSGYTLNGKAEESETETQFSEIWGKDEIFFVDEGRLVQRITVSDSTLTQVTLNLDAQVCKEYCLPFDEDFTFSLTGEKVAQTIAEVDAKSKELSQSLNLDLKNTVLLKSSTESSSSEEQDDNLLNIFLLGFVGGLLAFLTPCVFPMVPLTVSFFTKRSEKKGKGVGNAVLYGFFIVLIYGLISLPFHFLDTLDPEILNNISTNIWLNLFFFVILIFFAGSFFGFYELTLPSSWSNKADSASNIGGIIGTFFMALTLAIVSFSCTGPILGSLLAGSLSGGAMQLSIGMIGFGLALALPFALFAMFPNWLNSLPKSGGWLNTVKVILGFIELAFAFKFLSNADLVGHWGILKREVFIGIWALIAFLMALYLFGFIGKKHGKITLFRVLLGIGSLAIAVYLAPGVMEKPIWSQDKFLSGFAPPKFHSIYQKDNKCPLNLNCFKDFDEGIAYAKSVNKPVLLDFTGWACVNCRKMEENIWSQPNIYSIINDDYVLISLYVDDHQRTLPEDQQFDFIKSNGKIKRIRTYGDKWATLQAANFKTASQPFYVLMSPELEVLNSPQQYTDHTTYYNWLKTGLDRFDSN; the protein is encoded by the coding sequence ATGAAAAAATTCTTTACTCTACTTTTATTATTCATAGGTTTAGCGGTTTATTCTCAATCTGACGATAATCCCGTAGTAGTAACACCATCTGTACAAAAAGTCTCTGATAATGAATACGATTTAATTTTCAATGTGTTAATTGCAGAAGACTGGCACTTATACTCTCAGTACAATCCTGAAGATGCTTCACTACCTATGACAATTGCACCCGCAGAAGGACAATCTGGCTATACTTTAAATGGTAAGGCCGAAGAAAGTGAAACAGAAACTCAGTTTAGTGAAATCTGGGGAAAAGATGAAATCTTTTTTGTAGACGAAGGTAGGTTAGTACAAAGAATAACAGTTTCTGACTCTACACTAACACAAGTTACGTTAAATTTAGACGCACAAGTTTGTAAGGAGTATTGTTTGCCTTTTGATGAAGATTTTACCTTCTCATTAACAGGTGAGAAAGTTGCTCAAACAATTGCCGAAGTAGACGCTAAAAGTAAAGAATTATCGCAATCTCTCAACTTAGATTTAAAGAATACGGTTTTATTAAAAAGTTCTACTGAATCTTCTTCTTCTGAAGAACAAGACGATAACTTATTAAATATTTTCCTACTAGGGTTTGTAGGTGGTTTGTTGGCTTTTTTAACTCCATGTGTATTCCCAATGGTTCCTTTAACGGTATCTTTCTTTACAAAGCGTTCTGAGAAAAAAGGTAAAGGTGTTGGTAATGCTGTTTTATATGGTTTCTTTATCGTATTAATATACGGGTTAATAAGTCTACCTTTTCATTTCTTAGATACCTTAGATCCTGAAATTTTAAATAATATTTCTACCAATATTTGGTTAAACCTATTCTTCTTTGTTATTCTTATATTCTTTGCTGGTTCGTTCTTTGGTTTTTATGAATTAACACTTCCAAGTTCTTGGAGTAATAAAGCAGACAGTGCTTCTAACATTGGAGGTATTATAGGTACTTTCTTTATGGCATTGACCTTAGCTATTGTATCTTTCTCTTGTACAGGTCCTATTCTTGGATCATTACTAGCAGGATCTTTAAGTGGTGGAGCTATGCAATTATCAATAGGTATGATTGGGTTTGGTTTGGCACTCGCTTTACCGTTCGCTCTATTTGCAATGTTCCCTAACTGGTTAAATTCGTTACCAAAATCTGGTGGATGGTTAAACACCGTAAAAGTTATTTTAGGTTTTATTGAATTAGCCTTTGCCTTTAAATTCTTATCAAATGCAGATTTAGTAGGTCACTGGGGAATTTTAAAAAGAGAAGTATTTATTGGTATATGGGCACTAATCGCCTTCTTAATGGCACTCTATTTATTTGGTTTTATAGGAAAGAAGCACGGAAAAATTACTCTTTTCAGAGTGTTACTAGGGATAGGTTCATTAGCCATAGCAGTATATTTAGCTCCTGGAGTTATGGAAAAACCTATTTGGAGTCAAGATAAATTTTTAAGTGGTTTTGCCCCACCAAAATTCCATAGTATTTACCAAAAAGACAATAAATGTCCTCTAAACCTGAATTGTTTTAAAGATTTTGATGAAGGTATTGCCTATGCCAAATCAGTAAACAAGCCTGTATTACTAGATTTTACTGGGTGGGCATGTGTAAACTGTCGTAAGATGGAAGAGAACATCTGGAGCCAACCAAACATCTATTCTATAATTAATGACGATTACGTATTAATTTCATTGTATGTAGACGATCATCAAAGAACCTTACCAGAAGACCAACAGTTTGATTTTATAAAATCGAACGGAAAAATTAAAAGAATTAGAACGTATGGAGATAAGTGGGCTACGTTACAAGCAGCCAACTTTAAGACAGCTTCTCAGCCTTTTTATGTGTTGATGAGTCCTGAATTAGAAGTATTAAATTCGCCTCAACAATATACAGATCATACAACGTACTACAATTGGTTAAAAACTGGTTTAGATAGATTTGATTCTAACTAA
- a CDS encoding DUF4126 domain-containing protein, with amino-acid sequence MTPETIISIFLGIGLSASVGFRVFLPLFALSLAGYYNIIPLNENWHWVASSSAIITLGIATLLEIFAYYIPWFDNLLDTIAIPLAAIAGTAVMVSTIADLSPVTTWALAIIAGGGTASTIKGTTASARLTSTATTAGIANPVISTVETGTSMVMSAFSIFLPIVAIILVVLIFIAIRKMYKSIFTKSKKV; translated from the coding sequence ATGACACCAGAAACGATTATTAGTATTTTCTTAGGAATTGGCTTATCAGCCTCAGTTGGATTTCGAGTTTTTTTACCGCTGTTTGCATTGAGTTTAGCTGGATATTACAATATCATTCCATTGAATGAAAACTGGCATTGGGTAGCAAGTTCATCGGCTATTATTACGCTTGGTATAGCTACTTTGTTAGAGATATTTGCTTACTATATTCCTTGGTTTGACAATTTACTAGATACTATAGCCATTCCTCTTGCAGCCATTGCTGGTACCGCTGTTATGGTCTCGACGATAGCAGATTTATCTCCTGTAACTACTTGGGCTTTAGCAATAATTGCTGGTGGCGGAACAGCTTCTACAATAAAAGGAACTACCGCTTCTGCAAGATTGACTTCTACTGCAACAACTGCGGGAATTGCAAATCCTGTTATTTCTACTGTAGAAACGGGCACCTCTATGGTGATGTCTGCCTTTTCTATTTTTTTACCTATAGTAGCTATTATTCTAGTCGTTTTGATATTTATTGCTATTCGTAAAATGTACAAGTCTATTTTTACAAAGTCAAAAAAGGTATAA
- a CDS encoding thioesterase II family protein, producing MDFFIPILKADFQCLENYRYNKESPKLTIPIDVFYGSDENISETEINDWKNNETTNDVAIHKLTGNHFFIFNNAYTFKEHINKIVFNYH from the coding sequence ATAGATTTTTTTATACCAATACTAAAAGCAGATTTTCAATGTCTCGAAAATTATAGGTATAATAAAGAATCACCAAAACTAACGATACCAATTGATGTGTTTTATGGTAGTGATGAAAACATTTCAGAAACAGAAATAAACGATTGGAAAAATAATGAAACCACAAACGATGTTGCCATTCATAAATTAACAGGGAATCATTTTTTTATTTTTAACAATGCATATACGTTCAAAGAACATATTAATAAAATAGTTTTTAACTACCATTAA
- a CDS encoding thioesterase II family protein, with amino-acid sequence MIYGHSMGAIVGYLICKKIETLNIKKPLQLIVSGVKAPVYPRKEKIAHLSDSDFWNKILNFGGMPEDFDNCP; translated from the coding sequence ATCATTTATGGTCACAGCATGGGAGCAATAGTGGGATATTTGATTTGCAAAAAAATAGAAACTTTAAATATTAAAAAGCCCCTACAACTTATTGTTAGTGGTGTAAAAGCACCAGTATATCCAAGAAAAGAGAAAATAGCCCACTTATCAGATAGCGATTTTTGGAACAAAATTTTGAATTTTGGAGGAATGCCCGAAGATTTTGATAATTGCCCTTAA
- a CDS encoding UpxY family transcription antiterminator has translation MNFNNGWYVLYVKPRWEKKVNESLKDILLESFLPQIKTIRQWSDRKKTILKPMFPSYVFVNVKSSTEFHKALSVNGACAYISFGREYAKVSASEIDKIKTLVSADAVTNFEIDTRRLKIGAIKTINQGPLSGLECEVLKVNNKNKVVVRIDSLQQNILATVPSHFI, from the coding sequence ATGAATTTTAACAATGGTTGGTACGTCTTGTACGTAAAACCTCGTTGGGAAAAAAAAGTAAACGAATCATTAAAAGATATTTTATTAGAATCGTTTTTACCACAAATAAAAACAATCAGACAGTGGAGTGATAGAAAAAAAACAATCTTAAAACCCATGTTTCCTTCTTATGTTTTTGTAAATGTAAAATCTTCTACTGAATTCCATAAAGCCCTTTCTGTGAATGGTGCTTGTGCATACATTAGTTTTGGTAGAGAGTATGCTAAGGTATCAGCATCTGAAATTGATAAAATTAAAACGCTAGTAAGTGCAGATGCTGTTACTAATTTTGAAATTGATACAAGGCGTTTGAAAATAGGCGCTATTAAAACAATTAACCAAGGTCCTTTAAGTGGTTTAGAATGCGAAGTGCTTAAAGTAAATAATAAGAATAAGGTTGTTGTTAGAATAGATTCGTTACAACAAAATATACTTGCCACTGTACCCTCACATTTTATTTAA